Proteins encoded in a region of the Mesoflavibacter profundi genome:
- the apaG gene encoding Co2+/Mg2+ efflux protein ApaG: MVQQITKGIKISVVTNFEGTFYKNYKIHFAFGYQVTIENQSKDYVQLNSREWIIYDALNKKEVITGEGVIGKKPVIKPGESHTYSSGCLLTSPFGAMRGFYNMVNFTTTKGFKVAIPKFNLSTPFAIN; encoded by the coding sequence ATGGTACAACAAATTACAAAAGGAATTAAAATCTCTGTAGTAACAAATTTTGAAGGGACATTTTATAAAAATTATAAAATTCACTTTGCGTTTGGTTACCAAGTTACCATAGAAAATCAAAGCAAAGATTATGTTCAGCTTAATTCTAGAGAATGGATTATTTACGATGCTTTAAATAAAAAAGAAGTAATAACTGGCGAAGGTGTTATAGGCAAAAAACCAGTAATTAAACCAGGCGAATCTCATACCTATTCTTCAGGTTGCTTACTTACGTCTCCATTTGGTGCAATGCGTGGTTTTTACAATATGGTTAATTTTACAACTACAAAAGGGTTTAAAGTTGCAATTCCTAAATTTAATTTAAGCACACCATTCGCCATAAATTAA
- a CDS encoding DUF6695 family protein gives MNDAIILTLAYPETIVMVAEEWYSPYLKYFGIGKQDYVRAGHAAMVLINKKTGELEYHDFGRYITPEPTGRVRGKLTDNELDFPLKATIVNDDIENLDEILSFLGTHPKLTHGDGILLASVCKRVNYNKAKLHIKKMQQKSFIYYAAFKKDACNCARFVTDALIAGVTCDGIRKQLKRSKWFTPSTVGNVIIANTENQVFKVDETGEISIFKGSQTSENIRCFLDRLKNHTPNLIGTQLPKPIHGISKKAQWLSGIAAGAWFELIDLDEECQFEFRRISPYGNIDVHATFLVDDKAFDYYTQWEFVHYSNCSYFHVKQKDKVYRFDRLN, from the coding sequence ATGAATGATGCTATAATTTTAACATTGGCGTATCCAGAAACCATTGTAATGGTCGCAGAAGAGTGGTATTCTCCTTATTTAAAATATTTTGGGATAGGAAAACAGGATTATGTTAGAGCAGGACATGCTGCAATGGTATTAATTAATAAGAAAACAGGAGAATTAGAATATCATGATTTTGGTCGATATATTACACCAGAACCAACCGGTAGAGTTAGAGGTAAACTTACAGATAACGAATTGGATTTTCCACTAAAAGCTACTATCGTTAATGATGACATTGAAAATTTAGATGAAATACTTTCGTTTTTAGGGACGCATCCTAAATTAACTCATGGCGATGGTATTTTGCTTGCTTCGGTTTGTAAGCGTGTAAATTATAATAAGGCTAAGCTTCATATTAAAAAAATGCAGCAAAAATCGTTTATTTATTATGCAGCTTTTAAGAAAGATGCTTGTAATTGCGCTAGGTTTGTAACCGATGCATTAATTGCAGGTGTAACTTGTGATGGAATTAGAAAACAATTAAAACGCAGTAAATGGTTTACGCCAAGTACGGTAGGTAATGTAATAATCGCTAATACAGAAAATCAAGTGTTTAAGGTTGATGAAACTGGAGAAATTTCAATCTTTAAAGGTTCTCAAACTTCTGAAAATATTAGATGTTTTTTAGATCGATTAAAAAATCATACGCCAAATCTAATTGGTACACAATTGCCAAAACCTATACATGGGATTTCTAAAAAAGCACAATGGTTATCTGGAATTGCTGCTGGTGCTTGGTTTGAATTAATAGATTTAGATGAAGAATGTCAATTTGAATTTAGACGAATTTCTCCTTACGGAAATATAGATGTACACGCTACTTTTTTAGTAGATGATAAAGCGTTTGATTATTACACGCAATGGGAATTTGTGCACTATTCTAATTGTAGTTATTTTCATGTCAAACAAAAAGATAAAGTGTACAGATTTGATAGATTGAATTAA
- the pruA gene encoding L-glutamate gamma-semialdehyde dehydrogenase — translation MGKGFFNVPIAVNEPVKSYAPGSPEREAVLEAYKTMINTQVDVPMYINGQDVTTGNTRTMSPPHDHKHIVGTYHLAEKKHVEEAINTALEARKTWANTPWEQRAAIFLKAAELIAGPYRAKINAATMIAQSKTIHQAEIDSACELIDFLRFNVQYMTDIYHDQPESTSDAWNRLEYRPLEGFTYAVTPFNFTAIAGNLPSCMAMMGNVVVWKPSDSQIYSAKVVMDVFKEAGVPDGVINVVFGDPVMITDTVLDSPDFSGLHFTGSTFIFKELWKKIGNNIHNYKTYPKIVGETGGKDFIVAHKSANPKQVATAIVRGAFEFQGQKCSAASRAYISESIWNQVKDYVVEDVKSFKMGSPEDMNNFFTAVIHEGSFDKLAKYIDQAKADKDVEVLVGGNYDKSKGYFIEPTVLLTTDPKYTTMQEELFGPVITIYVFKDDQFSETLELVDNTSEYALTGAILAQDRYAIVEATKALQNCAGNFYINDKPTGAVVGQQPFGGARASGTNDKAGSALNLLRWVSPRMIKETFVTPTDYRYPFLGE, via the coding sequence ATGGGAAAAGGATTTTTTAACGTACCTATTGCAGTTAACGAACCTGTAAAAAGTTACGCTCCAGGATCGCCAGAACGTGAAGCGGTATTAGAAGCATACAAAACAATGATCAACACTCAAGTTGATGTGCCAATGTACATTAATGGACAAGATGTTACAACAGGAAACACAAGAACAATGTCTCCGCCTCATGACCATAAACATATTGTTGGAACTTATCATTTAGCTGAAAAAAAACACGTTGAAGAAGCAATTAACACTGCTTTAGAAGCAAGAAAAACTTGGGCAAATACACCATGGGAACAACGTGCTGCTATATTTTTAAAAGCTGCCGAATTAATTGCTGGTCCTTACAGAGCAAAAATTAATGCTGCTACGATGATTGCTCAATCTAAAACTATACATCAGGCTGAAATAGATTCAGCTTGCGAGCTTATAGATTTTTTACGTTTTAACGTACAATATATGACCGATATTTACCATGATCAACCAGAAAGCACAAGCGATGCTTGGAACAGGTTAGAATATCGTCCATTAGAAGGTTTTACTTACGCTGTTACACCTTTTAACTTTACTGCAATTGCAGGTAACTTACCATCTTGTATGGCAATGATGGGTAATGTAGTAGTTTGGAAACCTAGTGATTCTCAAATCTATTCTGCAAAAGTTGTTATGGATGTATTTAAAGAAGCTGGTGTACCAGATGGTGTTATTAACGTTGTTTTTGGTGATCCTGTAATGATTACAGATACCGTTTTAGACAGTCCAGATTTTTCAGGATTACACTTTACTGGTTCTACATTTATCTTTAAAGAATTATGGAAAAAAATAGGTAACAACATTCATAACTATAAAACTTACCCTAAAATAGTTGGAGAAACTGGAGGAAAAGATTTTATTGTTGCACATAAATCTGCTAACCCAAAACAAGTTGCTACTGCAATTGTTAGAGGTGCTTTTGAGTTTCAAGGTCAAAAATGTAGTGCAGCTTCTAGAGCTTACATTTCAGAAAGTATTTGGAACCAAGTTAAAGATTATGTTGTTGAAGATGTAAAATCTTTTAAAATGGGTTCTCCAGAAGATATGAATAATTTCTTCACAGCTGTAATACACGAAGGATCTTTTGATAAACTTGCTAAATATATAGATCAAGCAAAAGCAGATAAAGATGTTGAAGTTTTAGTTGGAGGAAACTATGATAAATCTAAAGGTTACTTTATAGAACCTACTGTTTTACTTACTACAGATCCAAAATACACTACAATGCAAGAGGAGTTATTTGGTCCAGTAATTACAATTTACGTATTTAAAGACGATCAATTCTCTGAAACTTTAGAATTAGTAGACAACACAAGTGAATATGCTTTAACAGGTGCTATTTTAGCGCAAGACAGATATGCTATTGTAGAAGCTACTAAAGCATTACAAAACTGTGCAGGTAATTTTTACATTAATGACAAACCTACTGGTGCTGTAGTTGGTCAACAACCATTTGGTGGCGCAAGAGCATCAGGAACCAACGACAAAGCTGGTAGCGCATTAAATTTATTACGTTGGGTTTCACCAAGAATGATTAAAGAAACTTTTGTAACTCCAACAGATTACAGATACCCGTTTTTAGGCGAATAA